A single Lolium perenne isolate Kyuss_39 chromosome 6, Kyuss_2.0, whole genome shotgun sequence DNA region contains:
- the LOC127310036 gene encoding uncharacterized protein, whose protein sequence is MENCRSYEEGYYYSQNSIPYEQDFYLRDEENFVEAFNPGIMLSFVCTCCDNGVSNEAPLHGDIFKYWPDLEEGAHHKGEQVRREVGADAGAKKHEGSEETVFSSTQHLRSTTSSPQSCLSLDSSALEGNHHKGEKHLKQELNRDAGEKKREWRLSNGPEETPFTFEVVAQYFCMPVKQAAEELNVGLTHLKKRCREVGIPRWPHRKVKSLETLIKNAQELGMPKIEVERLRQMKKLIEERPGHVELDQKTMVLRQACFKEKFKRRRLMEIQG, encoded by the exons ATGGAGAACTGCAGGTCCTATGAGGAAGGATACTACTACTCGCAGAACTCCATCCCTTATGAACAGGATTTCTACTTGAG GGAT GAAGAAAACTTCGTTGAAGCTTTTAATCCAGGAATCATGCTATCTTTTGTATGTACCTGCTGCGACAATGGAGTCTCGA ACGAAGCCCCCTTACATGGCGATATCTTCAAGTATTGGCCTGACTTGGAAGAAGGAGCTCATCACAAAGGCGAGCAGGTGAGGCGGGAGGTGGGCGCTGACGCCGGGGCGAAGAAGCACGAGGGATCAGAGGAAACAGTGTTCTCCTCCACCCAGCATCTCCGTAGTACTACTAGTAGTCCTCAGAGCTGCCTCTCGCTAG ATAGCTCAGCCTTGGAAGGAAATCATCACAAGGGGGAGAAGCACTTGAAGCAGGAGCTTAACCGCGATGCTGGTGAGAAGAAGCGCGAGTGGCGCCTGAGCAATGGACCCGAGGAGACGCCATTCACATTCGAGGTGGTCGCGCAGTACTTTTGCATGCCTGTCAAGCAGGCGGCGGAAGAGCTCAATGTTGGGCTGACGCACCTGAAGAAGAGGTGCCGGGAGGTCGGGATCCCGCGATGGCCGCACCGCAAGGTGAAGAGCCTGGAGACGCTCATAAAAAATGCTCAG GAGCTAGGGATGCCTAAGATCGAGGTGGAGAGGCTGCGTCAGATGAAGAAGCTGATCGAGGAGAGGCCTGGGCACGTTGAGCTGGATCAGAAGACGATGGTGTTGAGGCAGGCGTGCTTCAAGGAGAAGTTCAAGAGGAGGAGGCTCATGGAAATTCAGGGATGA